ATGGTCGGGGTTTTTGATTTTAACGCAATTTTCCTGGCTTTAAGTACAATGTAGGTTTTATTCCTGGGATGGGCAATACAACAAAAAGAGGAAGCCTTTGTAGAGCCTCCTCTTTCATATTTGATTTGGATAATGTTATCCGGCCAGTTCTTCCACCGCCATCATTGCTTTTTCCCAATCTGCGGTTGCATTATCCAGCTTGTTTTTTACATCGGTATAAAACCTGTTAAGCTCTGCCAGCGCAACGGGATCGTTGTATATTTTAGGGTCCGCCAGTTTAGTTTCGGTATCGGCCTTCTTGTTTTCCAGATTATTGATCGTATTCTCGAGTTCCTCTACCTGTTTTTGTGCTTTCTTCAATTTCTGCACATCCTCATTGCTGGTTGGTTTTGCGGGCTTGTTTTGGTTTCCCGCTGACTGCGCAGATTTCTTTTGGGGTGGTGCGCTGCTCACGACTGCTTTTTCACTTACGGCCGATTGCAAGCCTCTTTCCGCCACCCAGATTTCGTACTCTTCATACGTGCCAGGGTATTCCTTGATCTGATGATCCTCGATGTACCAGATCTTGTTGGCGATATTCTCTACGAAGTAACGGTCGTGGGAAACAACGATGTAACTGCCTTCATACTGCTGCAATGCCTGGATAAGAATGTTAACCGACTGCATATCCAAGTGGTTGGTAGGCTCATCCAGTAAAAGGAAATTGGCTTGCGAAAGCAATACCTTTGCCAAAGCAACCCTGGATTTTTCACCTCCAGATAATACCTTTATCTTTTTGAATACATCGTCTCCCGAAAAAAGAAAACAGCCCAGTACGGTCCGCAGTTCTGTTTCCGTTTTGGTCGAGTTTGCGTATTTAAGTTCTTCTAGCAGGTTATGCTGAACATTAAGGGACTCAAGCTGGTGCTGTGCGTAAAATGTGAAGGATACATTGTGACCAAGCCTTCTCTTGCCTTCAATCGGTTCGGTACCTGCTACCACGCGCAAGACGGTGGACTTACCTCTTCCGTTGGCGCCTATCAGGGCAATTTTATCGCCCCGTTCCATGCTGATATTGGTGCCTTCCAGAATGACTTTGTCGCCGTATGCTTTCGAGGCGTCTTCCAGCTGGAATACATGGCGGCCGGGCTGGGTTGTAAACTGGAACCTGAAATGCACTTTTGCATTTTCATCAATTACTTCATCCACGGTTTCCATCCGGTCAAGCGCTTTCACACGGCTTTGTACCTGTTTGGATTTGGTAGCTTTGGCTTTAAATCGTTCAATAAAGCGCTCTGTCTGGCGGATCTTGGCCTGCTGATTTTCGTATGCGCCACGCTGTATATCATTACGCAGTGCTTTTTCTTCGATATAAAAAGAATAGTTTCCTGCGTAATAATTGAGTTTTCCTCCTGAAACTTCCACGGTTGTATCAATGGTATTGTCCAGGAACTGCCTGTCGTGAGAAACAACGATCACTGCTCCTTCATAGCTTTGTACATATTTCTCCACCCACTGGATAGATGGTAAGTCAAGGTGGTTGGTAGGCTCATCGAGCATCAGCAGCGATGGTTTCTGAAGCAAAAGCTTGGCCAGCATCACACGCATACGCCACCCTCCGGAGAACAACCGTAAAGGCCTGTGAAGATCATCGGTTACAAAACCAAGACCCTCCAGGATAGCCTCTGCCTTGGATTGAACGGTATATCCGTCCAGTGCCTCAAATTCTTCCTGTACACGGGCCAGTTTATCCACGAGTTCATCACGGTAATTGTGCTCCATTTCATGCAGGATTTTATCTATCTGTACTTGCAGTTCATTTTGCCGTTCGAAGGCCTGCATGGCTACGGATAAAATGGAATCGTCGCTTTGATAGGAAAGTAAATCCTGGTTAAGAAAGCCGATTGTACAGTCGCCTGATTTGGAAATGTGCCCACCATCCGGCTGGAATTCACCGTTGATCATTCTCAAAAGGGTAGACTTCCCCGTTCCGTTGAGTCCGATAAGGCCTATTTTTTGTTTTGGCTTAATATGTAACGACGCGCTGTCATAAAGTGCGCGGTCGCCAAGAAAATAACTGAGGTTCGTAATCGCGATCATGTCGCAAAGGTACGGCGAAAGATGCAGATAGCGAAAGGGTAATTGTTGGAATAGTTATAAAATGAAACACTTGGTAAGTAATCCAACATTATTCCTGTAAATTTGGGTAGGAAATTGTGCAAATAATTTCTTGCGTACCTTTCTCAAACCAATAGGGCCTGGTGTTACCAGTTTGCAGACGTAAGCCCAGGTCACTGTACTTAACCAACTATCTTTTGAACAACCTATTTCCCATATTCGTCAAACTGGAACAACTTCATACTTTAATCGTAGGGGGAGGTTATGTTGGATTAGAAAAGATCAGCGCGGTACTGGCCAATTCCCCTCAAGCAATGGTTACACTGGTAGCACCTGAAATCAGGGAGGAAATCAGGGAGTTGGCAGCGAGCAATGCAAAAGTGTCACTGATCAACAGGAAATTTGAAGAAACAGATTTGTTTGAGAAAGATCTCGTTATTGTTGCAACCAATGACAAAGCCGAAAATGAAAATATCAGCAATCTGGCGCGAGCCCGTCACTTGCTCACCAACGTTGCAGATACCCCGGGCCTTTGTGATTTTTACCTTTCTTCGGTTGTCAGGAAGGGTAACCTGAAGGTTGCTATCTCAACCAACGGTATGTCACCGACTATGGCAAAGCGTTTGAAAGAAGTACTTGCAGAGGCACTTCCGGATAACCTGGAAACTGCTATGGAGCAGCTCAAGGCCGTCAGAGAGATGTTGCGCGGTGATTTTACCAGCAAAGTTGATGAGCTCAACAAAATTACCTCGGTTCTGATCAGCAGGAAGGAGGAATAACAACACCGTCAAGGACAGTTCGAGGAATGTTGGTTGCGATTCTTTTTTGGTTCTATTCACGCTCCAATCGCATGCCTCAAAAAATGAAAGTGTTGAAAACATACGCCTGGCTAGGTTGGTGAGATCCGTCTTGCCAGGCTATGTATTGCAACTAGTTCTAGTTTCGGTGTTAAATTTTTTGAAGTAATTTGACAAGGTTGTTTGTGTAAAAGCTGGGAAACCACTTACATTTATGGAATTTAAACGCACGGCAACAGTTCATTCCGGTCAAATCTTTTTTGGTACTACCTTTCTTTTGGGCATTTTATGGCAATTCGCCTCTTAATTGTTGATGATCACTCCGTAGTGAGGCAAGGAATTATAGCCCTTCTTGAAGACGAAGAGGATATTGATATTGTAGGAGAGGCAGGTGATGGGGACGAGGTAGCCGAGGCAATCATCAGGTACAGCCCGGATGTTATTCTTCTGGACATCACAATGCCCAGGATGTCGGGTACGGAGGTGATGCAGTGGATGCCTGCCCGCTTTCCAGAAGTAAAAATTTTGATTTTCAGTATGCACAATAATCCGGATTATATCCTGGCCGCTGTGCATTATGGTGCTTCGGGTTATCTCCAGAAGGATACCAGCCGCGCCGAAATTCTGAGAGCGGTAAGAAGTGTAGCGAAAGGTGAGCTCTATTTTCCACCCAAGGTATCTTCTATCATCATTCAGAACCTTGTAAAAAACGGCAATCATGGCGCGAAACCGAATCTTGTAGGGATAGAGGAAAAAAATGGGGAGTCGGTCTGGAAAAAAATAACTTCCAGAGAGCAGCAGATCCTAGAATGTCTGATAGAGGGCATGAGCAGCAAAGATATTGCCGAACGTTTTGAGCTCAGTACCAACACCGTGGCTAATCAGCGCGCAAGTATCATCAAAAAGGCTAACGTAAAAAATACGGCCGAACTGGTGAGCCTTGCATTGAGAGAAAAGTCCAGGGTATAATTACAATAAAAGGACTTCTAAAATAGTTGTATTAATGAAAAATTGGCCTTTAGGTCAAATCACCCCACGTCGAAGAAAGGTTTCCGGGAATTATTTACCTATCGGTTACCATTCTTGAAATTCTATATTTTACTTTTATTGAAAATTAATTGCGGTCGGTAAGGGATAAAGAACTTCTCGTTTTTTATTTTATTATTGTGTATTATTGATTTTAGGAACCTATAAATCCCTTTTATTTAGCGTTATACCTGTACTTTTTACATATGAAGGTTTATTATCGGATTCGTGGGCTGCGGCTTTGGACGTCTCTCCAGATTGTAGCGTTTATTGCCATATTTTCATTTCTTTCTCCTTTAGGTGTTTCTGCCGCCATTATTGACGTAAAAGGAGTTGTAAAAAGTGGAACGGGTGAAGTACTGATCGGCTCTACGATCAGAGTAAAAGGTACTCAGAAGGGAACCGTTACCAACGAAAAAGGGGAGTTCCAGTTACAGGATGTGAACGAAGGTGCCACGCTTGTGGTGACGATGATCGGTTTCCTCTCTAAAGAGGTACCGGCTTCCCGTAATATGTCCATTGAACTGCAGGAAGATGCCGTTGGGCTACAGGATGTGGTGGTAACGGGGTTTCAACAGATTGACAAAAACAAGTTCACTGGATCGGCGGTTACACTCAAATCGGATGATGTAAAAATTGATGGCCTTCCCGACGTAAGCCGTATGCTGGAAGGCCGTGCGGCGGGTGTTTCCATCCAAAGTGTTTCAGGTACTTTCGGCGCTGCGCCCAAGGTCCGTATCCGTGGGGCTACTTCGCTAAACGGGGATAACAAACCTTTATGGGTAGTAGATGGCGTTGTGCTGGAAGATATCGTCAATATTTCCAACGATCAGCTTTCCAGTGGAGATCCCACCACGTTGCTGGGTTCGGCGGTTGCCGGGCTTAATCCCAATGATATTGAAACTTTTGATATCCTGAAGGACGCTGCCGCTGCGGCATTATACGGTGCCCGCGCCATGAATGGCGTAATCGTGATCACAACCAAAAAAGGTAAAAGTGGAAAGCCCGTTATTTCCTATTCCGGGAACTTCAGTACGCAGATGAAGCCTCAGTACCGCAATTTCAATATTATGAATTCTGCGGAACAAATGTCCGTGCTAGGTGAACTGGAAAGAAAAGGCTACCTGAATTCAGACATCCTGTCTAAACCCGATTATGGCGTTTATGGTAAATTTTACGCCTCTCTGGCCGGGGATGACCAGGGGAATTTCCCGATTGTCAACACGCCTGAATCCAAACGAAATTTTCTTTTAAGGTATGCCAAAGCCAATACCGACTGGTTTGATGTACTCTTTAAGCAGAATTTCATCCAGGAGCATTCACTGAGTATCTCCTTCGGAACGGATAAGTCACAAAGCTATTTTTCAACCAGTTACCTGCACGACAATGGATGGACTATCGCCGACAAGGTAAGCAGGTATACGTTGAATTTCAGAAATAATTATAAACTTTCCGATAAGGTATCGCTCGGTTTTTCAACACTGGCATCTGTCAGGAGACAGCAGGTACCGGGTTCTTTAAACAGGAGAAGTAATCCGGTAGAAGGAAAGTTTGACCGGGATTTTGATATCAATCCATTCAGTTATGCGCTGAACACAAGCAGAACACTTACCGCTTATGACGAAAACGGTGATCTTGAATATTTTCGCAGGAACTTTGCACCTTTTAATATTATCTCCGAACTGGCCAATAACAAGATTGAGCTGAACCTGGCCGACATAAGGCTGCAAGGTGATTTTTCATACAAGATTACGGATCACCTCACGTACGATTTCCTGGGTGCATTAAGGTATATTCAGACAGGGAGGGAGCATCGCATTACGGAACATTCCAACATGGCGAATGCCTACCGCGCCGCTGATAATGCCACCATCGCCGATGCCAACAAGTATCTCTACCGCGATCCGGACGATCCGAACGCTTTCCCGGTGGTAGTACTTCCAAGCGGTGGTTTTTATAACCGGAACGAAGACCAGATGATCTTCTATAATGTCCGTAATAATTTAAGATATAACCAGACCTTTAGGGAGCGGCACGCGGTTAACTTGCTGGTAGGCCAGGAAATAAAATATACCGACCGGAAAAATAGCAACAATACAGGTTACGGTTTTCAGTACGACCAGGGAGGAACACCATTTGTTGACTATAGAATCCTGAAACAGACAATAGAATCCAATTTCCCTTACTATGGGATGAGAGAGGACTATGAAAGGTTTGCCGCCTTTTACGGAAGTGCGGGGTATACCCTGGATGACAAATACAACTTTACTGCCTACCTCCGTTATGACGGGTCCAATGGCTTTGGTAAATCAGCTATTGCGCGCTGGCTGCCCACATATACCGTTGCGGGATCCTGGAATTTTGACCGGGAGAATTTTATTAAGAAATTTTCCTGGCTGAGCATGGGGCGGCTCCGGGCCAGCTACGGTCTGTCGGCAGATACAGGGCCAGCAACCAATTCGGCGGTTTTGTTTCAAAGTATCATTACCAGAAGGCCTTTTGCTGACGAAAAAGAGTCTGCGCTGCAACTTGCCTCTCTTGAAAATACAGAACTTACCTGGGAAAAGCTTTACAGCGGCAATGTCGGGCTGGACCTGGGCTTCATGGCTAACCGTGTAAATGTTTCGATTGATGGATACATCAGAAACAGTTTTGACCTTATAGACGAAATCAAGACGTCCGGAATTGGAGGACAAATCTACAAGGTTGCCAACTATGCGGATATGGAGTCGCACGGTGTGGATGTATCTCTGAATGGTGTAATTTTCAAAAACAAGGACTGGGATCTTCGTTCTACGGTTAATTTTGGTTATGCCAAAACACTGATTACCAGCGTAGATAACAATCCTGGTATTTTCGATCTGGTCAAGGCAGAGGGCGCTAACATGCAGGGGCGACCCGTGAGAAGTTTGTTCTCTATTGACTACAAGGCTTTGAATCCCAAAACAGGTGTCCCGATTTTTGTAAATGAAAATGGAGAGGTAAGCTCTGATGTATATCTTCAGGATCAGAATGTCAGTTACCTGAAATACGAAGGACCCGTGGATCCGCCTTTTACAGGAGGTTTTAACAATACGCTTACTTATAAGAATATTTCGCTCAACATTCTTTTTACGGCCCAGGCAGGAAATAAAATCCGCCTCAATCCGCTTTACAAAGGGTCGTTCAGTGATCTGGACGCGATGCCCAAGGAATTTCTGGACAGGTGGGTAATCCCCGGGGACGAGACGGTAACCAATATGCCTTCCATCAGTGATAAGCTGGAGCAGCAGTATCTGACGGGCACCTACCCTTATAATATCTATAATTATTCAACGGAAAGGGTTGCAAAAGGAGATTTTATCCGCCTGAAAACGGTATCAGTTTCCTATAAAGTACCCTTGCCTGCAGTGAAAAAAGTAGGACTTTCGGGAGCAAATATCCAGATTTCATCCATTAATCCATGGCTTGTTTATGCCGATAAAAAATTGAAAGGACAGGATCCCGAGTTCTTCAACTCAGGAGGGGTTGCCCAGCCTATTCAAAAGCAATTTACAGTTTCATTGAAACTCACGTTATAGGAGTAAGATTGGGTGTGTCAAAACCGGTCTGGATGGGTATCAGGCCACTATCTTCCAAGAACAAGATAAAAGAAATGAAGAAACCGGATATAAATATAAAATTACGATCACTGCGGATACTCGTCGTGCTACCCACCTTATTGGTGCTGGCAGGTTGTGAGGACTTTCTGTCCAAGGAACCAGATAGTACAAGGGCCAGAATTGAGACACCCAAGCAGGTATCTCAGCTATTGACAACCGCCTATCCACAGGCAGGCTATGTTGTCTTTGCCGAATCTATGACGGACAACGTGGCGGATAAGGGCGTAGGGACCGATGATAAAACCAACCGGTTTTCTTTCCTTTTTGAAGAAGTGGAGGCCTCTGTGGACGCATCGGATTCGCCAGATTTTTACTGGGCTGAATGTTACAGGGCAATATCAGTAGCTAATCAGGCACTGAAAATAATAGAAGAATCGGCAGATCCTACCATTTATTCGGCCCAGAAAGGCGAGGCATTGCTGGCAAGAGCTTACGCACATTTTATGCTGGTTACCTTTTTTAGTAAATTTTATAATCCTCAGACAGCTTCCTCGGACGCAGGTATTCCTTATGTGACAGAACCCGAAACGGTAGTTATAAAAGAATATGAACGCAAGACGGTTGCCTACGTTTTCGATATGGTGGAGAAGGACATCCTGGCTGGTTTGCCGCTGATCTCCGACGGGTCTTACACTGTACCCAAATATCATTTTAACCTGGCTGCTGCCAATGCGTTTGCTGCGCGTTTTTATCTGATCAAGAAAGATTACAACAAGGTGATCCAGTATGCCAACGCAGCTTTTCCAAGTAATAATTTCGGAGATAATATGCGTCCGTGGAATACAACCATGCAAAACATGTCGCCAGCCGAACTGTTTGCAATTTATTCCAAAGCAAGCCAGGCAGCAAATCTATTGCTGGTCGAAACGGCTTCGGACATCGGCAGATACATGCCTTCCTACCGCTATGGTATGTCTTTTGCCAAGTCACAGGAAATTATGAGCAGTGAAGGGCTTGTATCATCTTCGGCGAGCTGGGCGTATCCATTATACTATCGTGGGGATAATAACTATTTTGTCCCCAAATGGTACGAATACTTTGTGAGAGAATCCGTGAATGCTGATATAGGGTTTCCTTATGTGATGCTTCCTTTGTTCACCGTGGAGGAATTGTTGTTCAACCGGGCCGAAGCCAATGCATATCTTGGAAACCAGGCGGCTGTTCTGAGTGACCTCAACCTGTTTGCCAGCAAAAGGATTTCGGGTTACAATGCTTCTACCCATAATATTACCATTGCGAAGGTCAGAAGCTTTTATCAGACTACTAACAATACCACCGGGCTGATCAACGCGATCCTGGATTTTAAAAGAGTAGAGTTTTTACAGGAAGGTATGCGCTGGCTGGATATTCAGCGATATAACCTGCCGGTGGAACATATCACCAGGGATGGGCAAGTGATCAGTATTCCTGCTGATTCGCCGCGCAGAGTACTTCAGATTCCGCAGTCGGCAATCCAGTATGGGCTCGAAAAAAATCCAAGATAGAACGGGCAAGTGGTCTTACATGAAACCCTGGCCCCAGTACCTTATAATTTTACTGTAATGATAAGCAAACCAACTTCAAATCCGCTGTATGTAATGCTCCTGCTGCTGGGCGTTGTATTCAGTTCCTGTAAGGAAGAAAAAATAGGAGACGTTGAAAATATTCCCGGCCTGGGCGGTGATACCTGGGCACAGAGCAATATTGACAAATGGATTTTGGACAATATGACAACTCCCTACAACATCTCCGTTAAATATAAATGGGACCAGTTTGAGTTTTCTGATATTACAAAAAATCTTGTTCCGCCGGATGAGAAACAGATCATTCCTTTGCTTTCCAGCATTGATAAGGCCTGGGCAAAGCCTTACACTGAAATTGCCGGCAAGGTTTTCTTTAACAAGTATTCTCCCAAAATTTTTGTTTTGTCGGGCAGTGTGGAATATAACCTGGATGGTTCGGTAACCGGCGGGCAGGCGGAAGGTGGCCGGAAAATTGTAATGATGGGTATCAATACCTTCAAAATAAAAGGAATGCCCGGATACGATGCAAAAACCGATTCCATTTTTGCCAAGTTCTTCATTTTCCATGTTATTCAGCATGAGTTCGGGCACATCCTGCACATGAACAAGAACTATCCGGCCGAGTACAAATCGATCAGTGCAGGGAAGTATTATGGTGCCAACTGGATCAATTTTAACGATGAAGATGCACTTAGGGATGGTTTTGTCTCCAGTTACGCAGCTTCGGGTTTTGATGATGATTTTGTTGAAACCATAGCCATTATGCTCATGGAGGGAAAACAGGGGTTTGACAAAATGGTCAATAGTATACCTGACGGGACTTCTGATAAAGGGACGACCAGGACCCAGGCTCAGGCAGCTTTGCGCCAAAAGGAAGCAATGATCGTAGCGTATTATAAAAACTCCTGGAATATCGATTTTTACGAATTACAGAAAAAAACCAGGAGTGCAATGCTTGAGCTATTCTAGTATGTTATCGTTTTACTCCGTTTGAATCATACTTAAATGATTCATGCTGCAGATATAGGCGGCTTGACATAACACTTGCACAGCAATTAATTATTTGTAAATATTCAGGTGAATGAAAAATTCTGTTTTATACTTCTTCCTTCTGGCAATCCCTTTCTGGTCGTGTAAAAATACTGACGATAGCGTCTTTGAACAATCGACAGATGCCCGCCTGAATGAGGCACTGGCAAGTTATGAAAAAGAACTTGTGGGGGCCCCTTATGGCTGGAATGCGGTGATATATCCCGGCGGCGGAGGCAGTTACGGGTTCTACTTTAAATTTAATGACCAGAACCGCGTGACGATGTACTCTGATTTTTCGGCAGAGTCGTCTGTTACGTCCAAGGAAAGCAGCTACCGCCTAAAAGCGATGCAAACGCCTTCACTGATCTTTGATACGTATTCATATCTCCATGTACTTTCCGACCCCGACCCGGGCGTGAACGGAGGCTCTGCGGGCGAAGGCCTTTTGTCGGATTTCGAGTTTACGATATTCCCTGATTCCGTTAAAACGGATGTGATCACACTTACAGGGACAAAAAACAAAAGCCGCCTTGTACTTACCAAAGCTACCCAGGCTGAGGCCAATGCATTTACCAACGGAGATCTGGCAAAGGCTCTTGTTTTTAATAATATATCAAAATATCTGACCTATTTTAAACGCATTAACATCGCCGGAACCACCTATGAACTTGCTGTAAACCAGGAGGAACGGACCATTAAAATGGGCTGGGCCGAAGGAGCTACCGGAAAGTCGGTCACAACCCGTTATTTTTACAATTCAAGTGGTGTCTCATTTGTGACTCCAATTGTCAACGGCTCACAAACCATCACCGGATTTACGAATATTCAATGGGACGGCAGCAAAACACAACTCAGTTTTACGGCCAATGGAACGAATGTCATAGTGGCCAGTGCTGACAAACCTCTGCTAATAGATACCGGAGCACCAAGCAGATGGTGGAATGCGCCCATTGAGTCGGGAGGGGAATGGCGTTCTGTGGAGGGCTTCCATGTCAACGGAGTGGACAACGCTTTTGGATTGGAAAATCTTAAGCTGGGGGAAGACCCTTATGTAGTTTTAATTTTTCAACCCGGCCTGACTTCCACGTATGACCTTTTTGGTCCTGCTTTTTTTGTGGATGGTTCACTCAGTCTTGATTACTGGTATGCTACCAGAAGGCCTACTTTTAACACCAGCGGCAAAATCACGTTTTCACTGCTGGGCACGGCCGGTACAGCACCCACATCGGGACCAATGTTTGAAACACAAAAACAGCTGTTTGATACCAACGGTTATTATTTTGTGCAGACGTCGGATAAAACTTACGATATGGTAAGCGCCAAAGATGCCAAGGCATGGATAAGCTGGTTCAGGATTTAGGGAAGGTGAATCATTCGATCCAAAATAATGAACCTGGTTCCCGAGCTGTGTGCTACCAGTATTTCCCGTTCCGCCGGGCAAAAATGAACCCGCGCCAGAAAATCCGGATATGATTGAGTAAGGTAGGGAGCAAGCCAAAATGTTTCCGAAGAACCGTGAAACGGCCCATAAGGGACTTTCGGTGGTTGGTAACGGAGAGTCCCCCGAGCAGGTAGCGGCACAAGGGCCGGTTCAGGTACTGGGTGTTGTTTGAATTTTTCAGGCAATTAATCTCCCAGTCGATATCGGCGCTGAGATTGTCGGTCAGGTATGTCGGAGCAATGCTTTTTTTAGCGATAAAAGCCTGATGGCAAACCTTCATTCCCAGTGAAAAGTCCTTCCATGTGA
This portion of the Dyadobacter sp. CECT 9275 genome encodes:
- a CDS encoding ABC-F family ATP-binding cassette domain-containing protein gives rise to the protein MIAITNLSYFLGDRALYDSASLHIKPKQKIGLIGLNGTGKSTLLRMINGEFQPDGGHISKSGDCTIGFLNQDLLSYQSDDSILSVAMQAFERQNELQVQIDKILHEMEHNYRDELVDKLARVQEEFEALDGYTVQSKAEAILEGLGFVTDDLHRPLRLFSGGWRMRVMLAKLLLQKPSLLMLDEPTNHLDLPSIQWVEKYVQSYEGAVIVVSHDRQFLDNTIDTTVEVSGGKLNYYAGNYSFYIEEKALRNDIQRGAYENQQAKIRQTERFIERFKAKATKSKQVQSRVKALDRMETVDEVIDENAKVHFRFQFTTQPGRHVFQLEDASKAYGDKVILEGTNISMERGDKIALIGANGRGKSTVLRVVAGTEPIEGKRRLGHNVSFTFYAQHQLESLNVQHNLLEELKYANSTKTETELRTVLGCFLFSGDDVFKKIKVLSGGEKSRVALAKVLLSQANFLLLDEPTNHLDMQSVNILIQALQQYEGSYIVVSHDRYFVENIANKIWYIEDHQIKEYPGTYEEYEIWVAERGLQSAVSEKAVVSSAPPQKKSAQSAGNQNKPAKPTSNEDVQKLKKAQKQVEELENTINNLENKKADTETKLADPKIYNDPVALAELNRFYTDVKNKLDNATADWEKAMMAVEELAG
- a CDS encoding precorrin-2 dehydrogenase/sirohydrochlorin ferrochelatase family protein; translated protein: MNNLFPIFVKLEQLHTLIVGGGYVGLEKISAVLANSPQAMVTLVAPEIREEIRELAASNAKVSLINRKFEETDLFEKDLVIVATNDKAENENISNLARARHLLTNVADTPGLCDFYLSSVVRKGNLKVAISTNGMSPTMAKRLKEVLAEALPDNLETAMEQLKAVREMLRGDFTSKVDELNKITSVLISRKEE
- a CDS encoding response regulator transcription factor; the protein is MAIRLLIVDDHSVVRQGIIALLEDEEDIDIVGEAGDGDEVAEAIIRYSPDVILLDITMPRMSGTEVMQWMPARFPEVKILIFSMHNNPDYILAAVHYGASGYLQKDTSRAEILRAVRSVAKGELYFPPKVSSIIIQNLVKNGNHGAKPNLVGIEEKNGESVWKKITSREQQILECLIEGMSSKDIAERFELSTNTVANQRASIIKKANVKNTAELVSLALREKSRV
- a CDS encoding SusC/RagA family TonB-linked outer membrane protein, which gives rise to MKVYYRIRGLRLWTSLQIVAFIAIFSFLSPLGVSAAIIDVKGVVKSGTGEVLIGSTIRVKGTQKGTVTNEKGEFQLQDVNEGATLVVTMIGFLSKEVPASRNMSIELQEDAVGLQDVVVTGFQQIDKNKFTGSAVTLKSDDVKIDGLPDVSRMLEGRAAGVSIQSVSGTFGAAPKVRIRGATSLNGDNKPLWVVDGVVLEDIVNISNDQLSSGDPTTLLGSAVAGLNPNDIETFDILKDAAAAALYGARAMNGVIVITTKKGKSGKPVISYSGNFSTQMKPQYRNFNIMNSAEQMSVLGELERKGYLNSDILSKPDYGVYGKFYASLAGDDQGNFPIVNTPESKRNFLLRYAKANTDWFDVLFKQNFIQEHSLSISFGTDKSQSYFSTSYLHDNGWTIADKVSRYTLNFRNNYKLSDKVSLGFSTLASVRRQQVPGSLNRRSNPVEGKFDRDFDINPFSYALNTSRTLTAYDENGDLEYFRRNFAPFNIISELANNKIELNLADIRLQGDFSYKITDHLTYDFLGALRYIQTGREHRITEHSNMANAYRAADNATIADANKYLYRDPDDPNAFPVVVLPSGGFYNRNEDQMIFYNVRNNLRYNQTFRERHAVNLLVGQEIKYTDRKNSNNTGYGFQYDQGGTPFVDYRILKQTIESNFPYYGMREDYERFAAFYGSAGYTLDDKYNFTAYLRYDGSNGFGKSAIARWLPTYTVAGSWNFDRENFIKKFSWLSMGRLRASYGLSADTGPATNSAVLFQSIITRRPFADEKESALQLASLENTELTWEKLYSGNVGLDLGFMANRVNVSIDGYIRNSFDLIDEIKTSGIGGQIYKVANYADMESHGVDVSLNGVIFKNKDWDLRSTVNFGYAKTLITSVDNNPGIFDLVKAEGANMQGRPVRSLFSIDYKALNPKTGVPIFVNENGEVSSDVYLQDQNVSYLKYEGPVDPPFTGGFNNTLTYKNISLNILFTAQAGNKIRLNPLYKGSFSDLDAMPKEFLDRWVIPGDETVTNMPSISDKLEQQYLTGTYPYNIYNYSTERVAKGDFIRLKTVSVSYKVPLPAVKKVGLSGANIQISSINPWLVYADKKLKGQDPEFFNSGGVAQPIQKQFTVSLKLTL
- a CDS encoding RagB/SusD family nutrient uptake outer membrane protein; amino-acid sequence: MKKPDINIKLRSLRILVVLPTLLVLAGCEDFLSKEPDSTRARIETPKQVSQLLTTAYPQAGYVVFAESMTDNVADKGVGTDDKTNRFSFLFEEVEASVDASDSPDFYWAECYRAISVANQALKIIEESADPTIYSAQKGEALLARAYAHFMLVTFFSKFYNPQTASSDAGIPYVTEPETVVIKEYERKTVAYVFDMVEKDILAGLPLISDGSYTVPKYHFNLAAANAFAARFYLIKKDYNKVIQYANAAFPSNNFGDNMRPWNTTMQNMSPAELFAIYSKASQAANLLLVETASDIGRYMPSYRYGMSFAKSQEIMSSEGLVSSSASWAYPLYYRGDNNYFVPKWYEYFVRESVNADIGFPYVMLPLFTVEELLFNRAEANAYLGNQAAVLSDLNLFASKRISGYNASTHNITIAKVRSFYQTTNNTTGLINAILDFKRVEFLQEGMRWLDIQRYNLPVEHITRDGQVISIPADSPRRVLQIPQSAIQYGLEKNPR
- a CDS encoding zinc-binding metallopeptidase — translated: MISKPTSNPLYVMLLLLGVVFSSCKEEKIGDVENIPGLGGDTWAQSNIDKWILDNMTTPYNISVKYKWDQFEFSDITKNLVPPDEKQIIPLLSSIDKAWAKPYTEIAGKVFFNKYSPKIFVLSGSVEYNLDGSVTGGQAEGGRKIVMMGINTFKIKGMPGYDAKTDSIFAKFFIFHVIQHEFGHILHMNKNYPAEYKSISAGKYYGANWINFNDEDALRDGFVSSYAASGFDDDFVETIAIMLMEGKQGFDKMVNSIPDGTSDKGTTRTQAQAALRQKEAMIVAYYKNSWNIDFYELQKKTRSAMLELF
- a CDS encoding DUF4302 domain-containing protein, with product MKNSVLYFFLLAIPFWSCKNTDDSVFEQSTDARLNEALASYEKELVGAPYGWNAVIYPGGGGSYGFYFKFNDQNRVTMYSDFSAESSVTSKESSYRLKAMQTPSLIFDTYSYLHVLSDPDPGVNGGSAGEGLLSDFEFTIFPDSVKTDVITLTGTKNKSRLVLTKATQAEANAFTNGDLAKALVFNNISKYLTYFKRINIAGTTYELAVNQEERTIKMGWAEGATGKSVTTRYFYNSSGVSFVTPIVNGSQTITGFTNIQWDGSKTQLSFTANGTNVIVASADKPLLIDTGAPSRWWNAPIESGGEWRSVEGFHVNGVDNAFGLENLKLGEDPYVVLIFQPGLTSTYDLFGPAFFVDGSLSLDYWYATRRPTFNTSGKITFSLLGTAGTAPTSGPMFETQKQLFDTNGYYFVQTSDKTYDMVSAKDAKAWISWFRI